One window of Leptospiraceae bacterium genomic DNA carries:
- a CDS encoding MFS transporter, producing the protein MKVFAAFRFRNYRLWFVGQLASLIGTWMQVTAQGYLVFELTHSPVFLGYVGFASGAPSLLTLVGGVVSDRFPRKTILIITQVVMMLLAFILALLTFTGTISSWHIVVMAFALGIANAFDAPARQSIVIDFVDREHLTNAIALNSSMFNAARAVGPAIAGITYSQLGAAWCFLLNGFSFLAVIIALTMIRIPKQKEKPVRLSAYTDIKEGILFSFRNPLIRILLLIIFVSSVFGLGYITLLPAWAVNILKGDATTVGFMQASQGLGSLAGALTIAALGDFRFKGKFFMIGLFSFPCMLFFFSYVRWLPLVLVGLFIGGFGFMIVFNLANAMLQMVIPNELRGRVMSVYTLGFLGALPIGAIFIGALAEYTSEPTSIFISASFMSIFVLWIWIFHSQTINMEK; encoded by the coding sequence TTGAAAGTCTTTGCAGCATTTCGGTTTAGAAACTATAGACTCTGGTTCGTCGGTCAACTTGCTTCCCTCATCGGGACGTGGATGCAAGTTACAGCCCAAGGGTATCTAGTCTTTGAGCTTACCCATTCGCCCGTTTTTTTGGGATATGTTGGTTTTGCTTCGGGTGCTCCTTCGCTTCTAACTCTTGTCGGCGGTGTTGTTTCAGATCGTTTTCCTCGAAAAACAATTTTAATCATTACCCAAGTTGTGATGATGCTACTTGCATTCATTCTAGCTCTACTCACATTTACTGGAACAATTAGTTCCTGGCATATTGTGGTAATGGCATTTGCCCTTGGAATTGCGAATGCATTTGATGCGCCGGCTAGACAGTCCATTGTAATCGATTTTGTGGACAGAGAGCATTTAACCAATGCAATCGCGTTGAATTCGTCCATGTTTAATGCAGCCAGGGCGGTTGGTCCTGCTATTGCCGGTATCACATACTCTCAATTAGGCGCTGCTTGGTGTTTTTTATTGAATGGTTTTTCTTTTTTGGCGGTGATTATTGCGCTTACGATGATTCGAATTCCGAAGCAAAAAGAAAAGCCTGTTCGTCTTTCTGCCTACACGGATATTAAAGAAGGAATTCTGTTTTCGTTTCGTAATCCGCTAATTCGAATTCTATTACTCATTATTTTTGTTTCGAGTGTATTTGGACTTGGTTATATAACGCTTTTGCCTGCCTGGGCTGTAAACATTTTGAAAGGCGATGCAACTACAGTCGGCTTTATGCAGGCAAGTCAGGGCTTAGGCTCGTTAGCCGGTGCGCTCACAATCGCCGCTCTCGGAGACTTTCGTTTTAAAGGAAAGTTTTTTATGATCGGACTTTTTTCCTTTCCCTGTATGCTATTTTTCTTTTCTTATGTTCGGTGGTTGCCTCTTGTGCTCGTCGGTCTTTTCATTGGCGGATTTGGTTTTATGATCGTCTTTAATCTGGCAAATGCAATGCTACAAATGGTTATTCCAAACGAACTTCGCGGGCGGGTAATGAGCGTTTATACTCTTGGCTTTTTAGGCGCTCTTCCTATTGGAGCCATCTTTATCGGAGCCTTAGCTGAATATACCAGTGAGCCTACTTCGATTTTTATTTCAGCTTCTTTCATGTCCATCTTCGTTCTTTGGATATGGATATTTCATTCACAAACTATAAACATGGAAAAGTAA